The Mucilaginibacter sp. PAMB04168 genome contains the following window.
CCTCCTTAAATACACATACCAATAAAATTTGCTACTACATATTGGTAGCAAGCTAAATTTATTATATTAAAAACACAAAAGCCGCTTCTTGCTTAAAAGACGCGGCTTTTGTGTTTTATGAAAGTATCCTAACAGCAGATTATTTCTAATCTGCCATTGCTTATTTCTGTCTGAAAAATATTTGTACGGGTACGCCGCCAAAGTCGAAGTTTTCGCGCAGCTTGTTTTCAATAAAGCGGCGGTAAGGCTCTTTAATGTACTGCGGTAAATTACAAAAGAACGCAAACATAGGCGACGTGCCATTTATCTGCGTAGCATACTTTATTTTTACGTGCTTGCCTTTGATAGATGGTGGCGGGTAGCTTTCAATAATAGGTAGCATCACATCATTCAGTTTTGAGGTAGGAACTTTTTTGCTACGGTTATTATAAACCTCCTGGGCAGTTTCAAGTACTTTTAGTAAGCGCTGCTTTTCTAATACGGAGGTGAAAACAATAGGCACATCTGTAAAAGGCGCAATTTTTTCTTGTATTTGCTCTTCAAAAACTTTAACGGTTTTGTTGTTCTTTTCAATCAAATCCCATTTGTTTACCACTATTACGAGGCCTTTCTTGTTTTTCTCTGCAAGGTGAAAAATGTTGATATCCTGTGATTCTAGCCCCTCTACCGCATCTACCATCAGTATAACTACATCTGCCTCTTCCAACGCTTTTATGGTACGCATCACCGAGTAAAACTCAATGTTCTCCCTTACTTTGGTTTTTTTGCGCAGTCCGGCGGTGTCAATCAGCATAAACTCGTGACCATAGCGGTTGTAGTGAATGTGAATAGAATCGCGCGTGGTACCTGCAATAGGCGTAACAATATTACGCTCCTGACCAATTAAGGCATTAATGATAGAAGATTTACCTACGTTAGGACGACCTACAATGGCGTATTTGGGTAAGGTGTTTTCTTCTACCGGTTCTTCATCAAAGGTTTTAATAACCTCATCCAGCAGTTCACCAGTGCCAGATCCGGTCATGGATGAAATGTTGTAAATCTCACCCAAACCTAAAGCGTAAAACTCAGTGGCATCGCTTTGCTGCGAATTATTGTCTACCTTATTTACTACCACAAAAACAGGCTTTTTACCTTTGCGTAGTATAGATGCAATTTCATCGTCTAAATCGGTTATGCCGGTGGTTACATCAACCACAAATAAAATGGACGTGGCTTCTTCAATGGCAATAACAACCTGCTCACGTATGGCAGCTTCAAAAACGTCTTCAGAATTGGCCACGTAGCCGCCTGTATCAATTACGTTAAACGTGCGACCCACCCACTCGGCAATACCGTAATGGCGGTCGCGCGTAACGCCGCTAAAGTCATCTACAATGGCTTTGCGGCTTTCAGTTAATCTATTATATAAAGTGGATTTGCCTACATTAGGGCGGCCCACAATAGCTACTATATTACTCATATGTATGTTAAGATATGAGATGTGAGCTATGAGATGAAGAGGAACATACTATAACGTTCCAGTCTCGTATCACACAGCATACATCTAAATTTTAGTCTTCGTACCCAAATTGCTTCAGATAATTTTTCTTGCTGCGCCAATCGCTAATAACCTTTACAAACGTTTGCAGAAAAACTTTACGTTGAAAAAAGTCTTCCATACTACGGCGTGCATAAGTGCCAACAATTTTAAGCATTTCGCCGTTTTTACCAATCAGGATATTTTTTTGCGAGTCGCGCTCTACAATAATTTCAGCACTGATTTTGTATAACGTATCGCTTTCTTCAAACGCAGTGATGATTACCTCGGTACTATAGGGTATTTCCTTTTTATACTGTTTAAACACTTGCTCCCGTATCATTTCGGCAGCAAAGAAGCGGTCATTACGGTCGGTCAAAAAATCCTTCTCATAATAGGGCGGATGCTCAGGCAAGTTTTCTACTACAAAATCCATAACGCCGCGTATGTTATGGTCCATTAGCGCCGATATGGCAAAGATGGCTTTAGGGTTCAGTTTTTCCTGCCAGTAATCAACCTTGGCTTTTACCGTTTCGGCATCACTTTTATCAATTTTGTTAATAAGCACTACTACCGGTGCCTGCGAGTTTTGCAATTTCTCTAACACGTCACCTTCGTCATGTGCTTCGTTAATGTCAGTTACGAACAGTATCAGGTCAGCATCTACAATAGAGCCGGATACCTGGTGCATCATGCTTTCTTGCAATAAATAATGCGGCTTGATAACGCCCGGAGTATCCGAAAAAACGATTTGGTAATTGTCGGCATTAACAATACCCATAATGCGGTGACGTGTAGTTTGTGCTTTAGGTGTGATGATAGACATCTTTTCGCCTACAAACGCATTCATCAGGGTGGATTTACCTGCGTTAGGCTTACCAATAATGCTCACAAATCCGGCCCGGTGACTCATATAGAAAAAATATTTAAAATAAAATTTGGAGTACAAAGAAACGAATTATATCTTTGCAGTCCAATAAAAAAACAAACATAGTGCGGGATGGAGCAGTTGGTAGCTCGTCGGGCTCATAACCCGAAGGTCGTAGGTTCGAGTCCTGCTCCCGCTACCCAAATAAGTAAAAAGCCTCTTAGAGAAATCTGAGAGGCTTTTTTGTTTTGGAAACATATTGAATTTGGTGCGCTATTCGGTACACCGACAGAATTAGTTAATTGTTGTCATTCTTACTGTAAGTTAGCATTTGAAAAGCCAGCAGGCAGTTCGATCCACGATGAAATGGTTTGCTTATGGTTATATTAGTATACTTAAGTGTCTAATGCAGAAAACTGCTATATTGCATTCCTAATCCTTATCACATGAAAAAAATTCTACTGTGCCTGTACGCTATGATAGCTGCACTTCCCTCATTCGCGCAATGGGCAAATTCCGGAAACATAATTTATAATACTAACGCCGGTGGCGTGGGCGTGGGAACAACAAATCCCCTAGCTGGCTTGCATGTCTTTGGAGGTGGTCAGACCTTTATGGTTGGTGACCTCCAAAATTCAGTGATGCCAGCTTTCACTATTCATGGTGGACATGCCACAGGTTATGCTTACTGCAAGCTGGAGGTGCCGCAGCGCCGAAACTTGTAATTGACAAATATGGTACTGTGGACGGAAATCTCGACGAATTGATGATTTATTCGGTAAGATCCATGTTCAGCGGTAGCCTGGGATTAGGGACAAAGAATCCACAATCTAAACTTCACTTGGTTTCAGGAAGCTCTTCAGTTAATCCTACAAATGCTTTTAGCGGCGACTTGATCATTCAAGGAAACTCGGGCGGGAGAAGTTTTAATTCCGGTGCCTCAATTGAATTCGTTATTCCGGCCAATGCTGACGGAGAAACCCCTTGGGGACAAGCACGAATTATCACTGTTGCGGGAAATGGAAACAGCGGCGATGCAACTGGAAAGCTAATTCTTGGTACCCGAAGAATGTTCAATAAAGGGACAGGCACTGGTCAAGATTGGAACTACGGCGACGATTTGGTTGTTGATGGTTCAGGTAACGTCGGCGTCGGTACGACAATTCCAGATGCCAAACTCGCCGTCAAGGGGAGGATCCATGCAGAGGAGGTGAAGATCGATCTTTCCGTTCCAGCGCCGGATTATGTATTCGAAAAAAAGT
Protein-coding sequences here:
- the der gene encoding ribosome biogenesis GTPase Der, with translation MSNIVAIVGRPNVGKSTLYNRLTESRKAIVDDFSGVTRDRHYGIAEWVGRTFNVIDTGGYVANSEDVFEAAIREQVVIAIEEATSILFVVDVTTGITDLDDEIASILRKGKKPVFVVVNKVDNNSQQSDATEFYALGLGEIYNISSMTGSGTGELLDEVIKTFDEEPVEENTLPKYAIVGRPNVGKSSIINALIGQERNIVTPIAGTTRDSIHIHYNRYGHEFMLIDTAGLRKKTKVRENIEFYSVMRTIKALEEADVVILMVDAVEGLESQDINIFHLAEKNKKGLVIVVNKWDLIEKNNKTVKVFEEQIQEKIAPFTDVPIVFTSVLEKQRLLKVLETAQEVYNNRSKKVPTSKLNDVMLPIIESYPPPSIKGKHVKIKYATQINGTSPMFAFFCNLPQYIKEPYRRFIENKLRENFDFGGVPVQIFFRQK
- the era gene encoding GTPase Era, with amino-acid sequence MSHRAGFVSIIGKPNAGKSTLMNAFVGEKMSIITPKAQTTRHRIMGIVNADNYQIVFSDTPGVIKPHYLLQESMMHQVSGSIVDADLILFVTDINEAHDEGDVLEKLQNSQAPVVVLINKIDKSDAETVKAKVDYWQEKLNPKAIFAISALMDHNIRGVMDFVVENLPEHPPYYEKDFLTDRNDRFFAAEMIREQVFKQYKKEIPYSTEVIITAFEESDTLYKISAEIIVERDSQKNILIGKNGEMLKIVGTYARRSMEDFFQRKVFLQTFVKVISDWRSKKNYLKQFGYED